One region of Carya illinoinensis cultivar Pawnee chromosome 8, C.illinoinensisPawnee_v1, whole genome shotgun sequence genomic DNA includes:
- the LOC122319300 gene encoding probable mannitol dehydrogenase isoform X2, with the protein MAKTPEEEHPIKAVGWAARDSSGVLSPFKFSRRATGEKDVRFRVLYCGICHSDLHMVKNEWGTSIYPLVPGHEIVGEVTEVGSRVKKVKVGDKVGVGCVVGACHSCENCNNDLEVYCPKMILSYGACYYDGTVTYGGYSDTMVADERYILRFPENMPLDAAAPLLCAGITVYSPLKYYGLAEPGKHIGVVGLGGLGHVGVKFAKAFGAKVTVISTSSSKKDEALEHLGADSFLLSSNQEQLEASLGTFDGILDTVSAMHSILPLIVLGTGSRQR; encoded by the exons atGGCAAAAACACCAGAGGAAGAGCACCCCATCAAGGCGGTTGGATGGGCAGCCAGAGATTCTTCTGGCGTCCTTTCACCTTTCAAATTCTCCAGAAG GGCAACTGGAGAAAAGGATGTAAGATTCCGAGTTCTTTACTGTGGGATATGCCACTCGGACCTTCACATGGTCAAGAACGAATGGGGCACATCCATATACCCACTTGTCCCTGG GCACGAAATTGTTGGGGAAGTGACAGAAGTGGGGAGCAGAGTGAAGAAAGTTAAAGTAGGAGACAAAGTGGGAGTAGGATGCGTTGTTGGTGCATGCCACTCCTGCGAGAACTGTAACAATGACCTTGAAGTTTACTGTCCAAAAATGATATTATCCTACGGTGCGTGTTACTACGATGGAACAGTTACATACGGAGGCTACTCAGACACCATGGTAGCTGATGAGCGCTACATCCTCCGATTCCCTGAAAACATGCCACTTGATGCTGCTGCTCCTCTCCTTTGTGCTGGAATCACAGTTTATAGCCCATTGAAATATTATGGGTTAGCAGAGCCAGGTAAACACATTGGGGTTGTTGGCCTTGGTGGGCTTGGTCATGTGGGTGTTAAATTTGCCAAAGCTTTTGGAGCAAAAGTGACGGTAATTAGTACCTCCTCTAGCAAGAAAGATGAAGCTTTGGAACATCTTGGTGCTGACTCATTTTTGCTTAGCTCTAACCAAGAACAATTGGAG GCTAGCCTAGGCACGTTTGATGGTATACTAGATACAGTATCTGCTATGCATTCGATTTTACCCTTAATTGTGTTGGGGACTGGTAGTAGAcaaagatga
- the LOC122319300 gene encoding probable mannitol dehydrogenase isoform X1, protein MAKTPEEEHPIKAVGWAARDSSGVLSPFKFSRRATGEKDVRFRVLYCGICHSDLHMVKNEWGTSIYPLVPGHEIVGEVTEVGSRVKKVKVGDKVGVGCVVGACHSCENCNNDLEVYCPKMILSYGACYYDGTVTYGGYSDTMVADERYILRFPENMPLDAAAPLLCAGITVYSPLKYYGLAEPGKHIGVVGLGGLGHVGVKFAKAFGAKVTVISTSSSKKDEALEHLGADSFLLSSNQEQLEASLGTFDGILDTVSAMHSILPLIGLLKSHGKLVMLGAPEKPLELPVFPLLMGRKMVAGSATGGMKEIQEMIDFAAKHNITADIEVIPIDYVNKAMERLAKGDVRYRFVIDIGNSLASSN, encoded by the exons atGGCAAAAACACCAGAGGAAGAGCACCCCATCAAGGCGGTTGGATGGGCAGCCAGAGATTCTTCTGGCGTCCTTTCACCTTTCAAATTCTCCAGAAG GGCAACTGGAGAAAAGGATGTAAGATTCCGAGTTCTTTACTGTGGGATATGCCACTCGGACCTTCACATGGTCAAGAACGAATGGGGCACATCCATATACCCACTTGTCCCTGG GCACGAAATTGTTGGGGAAGTGACAGAAGTGGGGAGCAGAGTGAAGAAAGTTAAAGTAGGAGACAAAGTGGGAGTAGGATGCGTTGTTGGTGCATGCCACTCCTGCGAGAACTGTAACAATGACCTTGAAGTTTACTGTCCAAAAATGATATTATCCTACGGTGCGTGTTACTACGATGGAACAGTTACATACGGAGGCTACTCAGACACCATGGTAGCTGATGAGCGCTACATCCTCCGATTCCCTGAAAACATGCCACTTGATGCTGCTGCTCCTCTCCTTTGTGCTGGAATCACAGTTTATAGCCCATTGAAATATTATGGGTTAGCAGAGCCAGGTAAACACATTGGGGTTGTTGGCCTTGGTGGGCTTGGTCATGTGGGTGTTAAATTTGCCAAAGCTTTTGGAGCAAAAGTGACGGTAATTAGTACCTCCTCTAGCAAGAAAGATGAAGCTTTGGAACATCTTGGTGCTGACTCATTTTTGCTTAGCTCTAACCAAGAACAATTGGAG GCTAGCCTAGGCACGTTTGATGGTATACTAGATACAGTATCTGCTATGCATTCGATTTTACCCTTAATTGGTCTATTGAAATCACATGGAAAGCTTGTTATGTTGGGTGCACCAGAGAAACCGCTTGAGCTACCCGTCTTTCCTCTACTGATGG GAAGGAAGATGGTTGCGGGTAGTGCAACCGGAGGAATGAAGGAAATTCAGGAGATGATAGACTTTGCGGCAAAACACAACATCACAGCAGATATTGAGGTTATTCCAATAGACTACGTTAACAAGGCAATGGAGCGTCTTGCTAAGGGTGATGTCAGATACCGATTTGTCATTGACATTGGAAATAGCTTGGCTTCTTCCAACTGA